The following are encoded together in the Montipora foliosa isolate CH-2021 chromosome 12, ASM3666993v2, whole genome shotgun sequence genome:
- the LOC137980155 gene encoding putative nuclease HARBI1, whose translation MADLLFPLIDPQIRERKFQQREIDLDELTDEELRSRYRFGRESIKFLVEILKDDLQRQTRRNHALSPTLQVLVALRFFASGSFLQIIGDTVGLPKSTVSRIVTDVSKAFVSKQEEFINFPTEPAEVQDVKRGFYEKGEFPGVVGCIDGTHVRIQAPNKNENDYVNRKGYHSINVQAVCNHKGMFTNIVARWPGSTHDTFVFSSSLIGQRFESQPRTLEDGLLLGDSGYPCKPYLMTPYLNPTSVNGEAFNQAHKATRVAIEQTFGWWKRRFHLLHSEVRMKPEKVCLIIGACAILHNIAILRSEPQDCHLLHEDDQPAMAPFHGPQNGKAVRDHICHTFF comes from the exons atggcggacttacTGTTCCCTCTAATTGATCCGCAAATACGCGAAAGAAAGTTCCAACAGCGAGAAATTGACCTCGACGAACTAACTGACGAAGAACTCCGCAGTAGATACAGGTTTGGACGGGAGTCAATAAAATTTCTCGTAGAAATCCTGAAAGACGATCTTCAAAGGCAGACGCGAAGAAATCATGCGCTGTCGCCAACGCTACAAGTTCTTGTAGCATTGCGTTTTTTTGCCAGCGGCAGTTTCCTACAAATAATCGGTGACACCGTTGGCCTTCCTAAATCCACCGTTTCAAGAATTGTGACTGACGTGTCAAAGGCTTTTGTGAGCAAGCAGGAGGAGTTTATCAACTTCCCTACCGAACCTGCTGAAGTTCAAGACGTCAAAAGAGGATTTTACGAGAAGGGAGAGTTCCCTGGTGTTGTAGGTTGTATCGACGGGACCCATGTGAGAATTCAAGCGCCCAACAAAAATGAGAATGACTATGTCAACCGAAAGGGCTACCATTCCATCAATGTCCAAGCAGTATGCAACCATAAAG GCATGTTTACGAACATCGTTGCACGATGGCCTGGTAGCACACATGACACCTTCGTATTTAGCAGTTCATTGATTGGTCAGAGGTTTGAGTCTCAGCCCCGCACATTGGAAGATGGCTTGCTTCTTGGAGATAGTGGGTACCCTTGTAAACCATATCTCATGACCCCATATCTCAACCCTACATCTGTAAATGGGGAAGCATTCAACCAGGCCCATAAAGCTACAAGGGTGGCCATTGAACAAACCTTTGGATGGTGGAAGCGAAGGTTTCACTTGCTTCACTCAGAAGTAAGAATGAAGCCTGAGAAGGTCTGCCTTATCATTGGAGCTTGCGCCATATTGCACAACATCGCTATACTGAGGAGTGAACCACAGGATTGCCACCTCCTGCATGAAGACGACCAGCCAGCAATGGCCCCCTTTCATGGCCCACAGAATGGAAAGGCTGTGAGAGATCACATTTGCcacacctttttttaa
- the LOC137980156 gene encoding myb/SANT-like DNA-binding domain-containing protein 4 codes for MAREIGADCGAGEENKMAEIEVKELEVKERKRKPNFSPLEISVITESVKKNIDVIQSKLTNNITNKRKSQVWDEITKEVNAVGRANRSVQEIKDKWTNLHSTAKKEFSNYKKEYKKTGGGPPPKPPSQSSEQIIEIFEDTPAFSGLGGFETGGGEGLVEPAEADIVEDQQDLPTLSSEDMMKLGLIAQVKEDHSPLPPNRKRRISQADILAEQQKALKLQQEMLELKKTKLRMEILLISKNLDDEEKETILN; via the exons ATGGCGCGAGAAATTGGCGCGGATTGCGGGGCCggtgaagaaaacaaaatggcggaaattGAGGTGAAAGAACTTGaagtaaaggaaagaaaaagaaaaccaaatttCTCACCGCTTGAGATTTCCGTAATTACagaaagtgtaaaaaaaaatattgatgtgATCCAGTCAAAGCTGACGAATAATATaaccaacaaaagaaaaagtcaaGTCTGGGATGAAATTACCAAGGAGGTAAACGCTGTTGGCCGAGCGAATCGCTCCGTCCAAGAAATAAAAGACAAGTGGACGAACCTCCACTCAACAGCCAAAAAAGAATTTAGTAATTACAAGAAAGAGTACAAGAAGACTGGCGGTGGACCTCCACCCAAGCCCCCTTCCCAGTCAAGTGAGCAAATCATAGAAATTTTTGAGGACACACCAGCCTTCTCAGGACTGGGGGGATTTGAGACTGGTGGCGGCGAAGGGCTTG TAGAACCAGCTGAAGCAGATATTGTGGAAGACCAACAAGATTTACCAACGCTATCGAGTGAAGATATGATGAAACTTGGTCTCATAGCACAGGTTAAGGAAGATCATTCACCGTTGCCACCAAATAGAAAGAGACGAATTTCACAAGCTGATATTCTTGCAGAGCAGCAAAAGGCATTAAAACTGCAACAAGAAATGCTGGagctaaagaaaacaaagcttcGAATGGAAATTCTTCTTATCAGCAAAAACCTGGATGATGAAGAGAAGGAAACCATCCTAAATTGA